GGGCAAAAAACCGCTGTTATCTGGCCTGGGGGCGTTTCAACAAAGCAGAAACCTCGGCCCTGGCCTTTCTGCTCCATCCGCCCCATGACAACCTGGAAAATATTGTTGAGGCTACCGGGGAAAATTTTAAAAAATTGACGGATGCCGATATCCGTCAGGACCTCGCTGTCCTGACCCGGAAATCCAAGGGGTCGATCCAGTTTTCTGACCTGCCGCTGGCCCATGGCCAGGAACAGGTGCCTGCACCCGAGACCAGGGAAGAACTGTTTTTTAAACCCTTCTCTGGTCTGGTAAGACGCGACTGGCAGGTGGCCAGTTTTTCTTCTCTCTTGTCCGGTTTTACGAGAGGGACTGAAACTTCCGACTATGAGGCCATTGACCTCCCGGATTATGATCAGGGAATCTTTACCCAGGAAGCCCTCCCGGGAAAAGAGCCTTCAGGCATCTTTGCTTTTCCTAAGGGGGCTAAATCAGGTATCCTTTTACATGATATTTTTGAACGGATCGATTTCGCCGACGGGGATCAGGGCGCCTTAAAAGAAATTGTGGCCGGAAAACTTAGAGAGTACGGCTTTGAAGGGCATTGGGAGGAAGCCCTCTATGACCTGGTTACCCGGGTTCTTAGCGTTTCCCTTCAGCAGAATGATCCGGTCTTGAAATTGTCGGACATCCGGATGGAAGATCGGTTAAGCGAACTGGAATTCTACTTTCCCTTGAATCCCATTACCCCCAAAAGGCTCTCCCGGATTTTTGCCGAACAGGCCGGACCTGAGATCGGCGATGATTTTCCCCGGAGGATGGAGAATCTGAATTTTTCACCCACCCAGGGGTTTATGAAGGGATTCATCGACCTGGTTTTTCAATTTGAAGGCCGTTTCTTTTTGGTGGACTGGAAATCCAATTTCCTGGGCAGCCGGGTTGAGGATTATGGGCAGCCGGCCTTGATAATGGAGATGCGAAAAAATTTTTATATCCTCCAATACCATCTTTATGCCCTGGCCCTGAACCGGTATTTGATGAACCGGCTTCCGGATTATGCCTATGAAAGACATTTCGGCGGGGTTTTTTATATTTTTCTGCGGGGAATAGATCCGGAAAAGGGGGCCGGATTTGGAATTTTCCAGGACCTGCCCAGAAAAGAATTGATGGAGGCACTCAGCCGGGAACTGATTGACGAAACTTCGGTCAAACCAAAGTGATCGGGCAGGAAGATGGCGCAACTCAATGATATGATTAACCGCTTAAGCCAACAGGGAATCCTGTCTGAATTGGACAGCCGGTTCGGACGCTTTATGATGGGACTTTCCGGGGAAGATATCCCTGAGCTATTCCTGGCGGCCGCCCTGGTCAGCTTTTATCAGGGGAAGGGAAATATTTGCTGCGACCTGGCGTCGTTGGCTGGAAAGCCGCTGTCCGACGATGGGAAAGGAGACGGGGTCTGCCCGAATCTTAAAGAATGGCTCAAGATACTGAAAGGGGTTCCGGTAGTTGGGAAACCCGGGGATTACCGGCCCCTCATTCTGGATGGATCCAGGTTGTACCTCTACCGCTATTGGAATTATGAGAGGAAGCTGGCTGAAATTTTGAAGATGCGCATTGAGGGGATTGAGGGGGAGGTTGACCAACAGATTTTAAAAGAGGGCCTTAATCGGCTTTTCCCGGACCAGGGTCCGGGAGATACCGATTGGCAGAAGGTGGCTGCGGTTACCTCTGTCCTAAAGAGGTTTTGCGTGATCTCCGGAGGACCCGGCACCGGAAAAACCTTTACCGTGGCCAAGATACTGGCCCTTTTGCTGGAGCAGCCGGGAGGAGAAAAGAAGCAGATCGTCCTGGCTGCACCGACCGGTAAAGCGGCCGCCCGACTGCAGGAAGCGATTAAGCAGGCCAGGGAAAAGCTGAATGGTTCGGAAAAAATGAAGGGATTATTCCCCGAGGAGGCCTCCACCATTCACCGGCTCCTGAAAAGGGTTCCCGATTCCCCTTATTTCCGTTATAATGCGGAGAATCTGCTGACCGCTGATGTCGTCATCGTTGATGAAGCCTCCATGGTTGACCTGGCCCTTCTATCCAAGCTGGCCCAGGCCATTTCCCCTATGGCCCGGCTGATTCTTCTGGGGGATAAGGATCAGTTGGCTTCCGTTGAGGCCGGAGCCGTGTTGGGTGATATCTGCGATACCGGTCATGCCCATGGCTATTCCTCATTGTTTTGCAATCAACTTAAAAAGATCACCGGTGAACAGGTGTTACGGGATGCGGAAGAAAGGGATCATCCGGGAATTCAGGATTCCATCATAGAGCTTAGGAAAAGTTACCGTTTTGGGGTTGACAGCGGCATCAGTGCCGTCAGCCGCGCGGTTAATGAAGGGAAAAGTCTCCGGGCCATGGAATTGCTGAAAAGCGGTTCCCATCCGGATATTCATTGGAAGGAACTGCCCCGGCCGGAAACCTTGCTTTCAGGATTGAAGGACCGGATCATCGAGGGTTTCTCCGCTTATTTAAAGGAGGTTGATCCGGCAAAGGCCTTTGATTCTTTTAACCGGTTGCGCATCTTATGTGCCATCCGAAATGGTCCTTACGGGGTCCAGGCCCTGAACCTTCTGGCGGAACAGACCCTTCAAAGGGAAGACCTCATCCAGTCAGACAAACGATGGTACCCTGGGCGGCCCATCCTGATCACCAAGAATGACTACCACCTGAGGTTATTTAACGGGGATGTGGGAATAACCCTATCTGATCCCGAGGCAGAGAATGGATTACGGGTCTTTTTCCAGGCCCCGGAGGGTGGGCTCC
This sequence is a window from Deltaproteobacteria bacterium. Protein-coding genes within it:
- a CDS encoding exodeoxyribonuclease V subunit beta, which produces ENWRSEPSLIQAVNTLFLSNRNPFLFEDIPFVKATPKEHPNQEFLKINQQPEPPFQLWFVDAGKAGESGKPLTALLARERITRAVAGEISRLLGLGQAGQALIGNKPLREPDMAVLVRTNNEARLVQEALGDLRIPSVLYSLGNIFDTREAVAIHRILSAVAEPNQEQPLKAAMTTDLLGVSGEDLDRLMQDETGWERWLVRFREYYDLWEKYDFIRMFRYFLLREKVRTRLLSFPDGERRLTNVLHLSEVLHQESTERKLGMTGILKWLRQQMDPDSPRLEEHQLRLESDAEAVRIVTIHKSKGLEYPVVFCPFNWGGSRIGKNEEFLFHDDQDESRLKLVLDPEDNPNRMTAEKEILAENLRLLYVALTRAKNRCYLAWGRFNKAETSALAFLLHPPHDNLENIVEATGENFKKLTDADIRQDLAVLTRKSKGSIQFSDLPLAHGQEQVPAPETREELFFKPFSGLVRRDWQVASFSSLLSGFTRGTETSDYEAIDLPDYDQGIFTQEALPGKEPSGIFAFPKGAKSGILLHDIFERIDFADGDQGALKEIVAGKLREYGFEGHWEEALYDLVTRVLSVSLQQNDPVLKLSDIRMEDRLSELEFYFPLNPITPKRLSRIFAEQAGPEIGDDFPRRMENLNFSPTQGFMKGFIDLVFQFEGRFFLVDWKSNFLGSRVEDYGQPALIMEMRKNFYILQYHLYALALNRYLMNRLPDYAYERHFGGVFYIFLRGIDPEKGAGFGIFQDLPRKELMEALSRELIDETSVKPK
- the recD gene encoding exodeoxyribonuclease V subunit alpha, whose product is MINRLSQQGILSELDSRFGRFMMGLSGEDIPELFLAAALVSFYQGKGNICCDLASLAGKPLSDDGKGDGVCPNLKEWLKILKGVPVVGKPGDYRPLILDGSRLYLYRYWNYERKLAEILKMRIEGIEGEVDQQILKEGLNRLFPDQGPGDTDWQKVAAVTSVLKRFCVISGGPGTGKTFTVAKILALLLEQPGGEKKQIVLAAPTGKAAARLQEAIKQAREKLNGSEKMKGLFPEEASTIHRLLKRVPDSPYFRYNAENLLTADVVIVDEASMVDLALLSKLAQAISPMARLILLGDKDQLASVEAGAVLGDICDTGHAHGYSSLFCNQLKKITGEQVLRDAEERDHPGIQDSIIELRKSYRFGVDSGISAVSRAVNEGKSLRAMELLKSGSHPDIHWKELPRPETLLSGLKDRIIEGFSAYLKEVDPAKAFDSFNRLRILCAIRNGPYGVQALNLLAEQTLQREDLIQSDKRWYPGRPILITKNDYHLRLFNGDVGITLSDPEAENGLRVFFQAPEGGLRKFPPLRLPEHETVYAMTVHKSQGSEFDRVLFLMPDRDVPVLTRELIYTAITRAREQVEVWGKEEIFHRAISRRIERTSGLREALWG